A section of the Centroberyx gerrardi isolate f3 chromosome 8, fCenGer3.hap1.cur.20231027, whole genome shotgun sequence genome encodes:
- the hs3st1l2 gene encoding heparan sulfate (glucosamine) 3-O-sulfotransferase 1-like 2 — protein MLWTVLLALLVLLLLQTQLCVCLRELRTGGSSSSSYLSSSSSSSSSSSSSNATQQRLPGAIIIGVRKGGTRALLEMLNLHPDVEVAKAEVHYFNVEEHYRRGLAWYRAQMPFTLPGQLTVEKTPGYFAAPQVPARVWDMNPAVRLLLIVRDPAERLVSDYTQVLHNRLTRHKPYQPLEELLLHKGHIDPGYKALQRSLYHQHLARWLEVFPREQIHVVDGDALIRDPFPELRKAERFLDLPPRISPNNFYYNTTKGFYCLLSAGHDKCLDESKGRPHAPLSAQAFRKLCHYFREPNKLFFEMVGRSFSWC, from the exons ATGCTGTGGACAGTGCTACTAGCGCTGCTGGTGCTTCTCCTGCTGCAgactcagctgtgtgtgtgcttaaggGAATTACGCACCGGGGGTTCCAGCTCCTCTTCCTACTTgtcttcatcatcttcctcctcctcctcctcctcttcctccaatGCCACCCAGCAGCGGCTGCCCGGCGCGATTATAATTGGTGTGCGAAAAGGCGGCACCAGAGCCCTGCTGGAGATGCTCAACCTACACCCGGATGTGGAAGTGGCAAAGGCTGAG GTGCACTACTTCAATGTGGAGGAGCATTACCGGCGGGGCCTGGCCTGGTACCGCGCCCAGATGCCCTTCACCCTGCCTGGCCAGCTGACGGTGGAGAAGACTCCCGGCTACTTCGCGGCACCGCAGGTTCCTGCGCGGGTCTGGGACATGAACCCCGCCGTCCGCTTGTTGCTCATCGTCCGCGACCCGGCCGAGCGGCTGGTGTCCGACTACACCCAGGTCCTCCACAACCGCCTGACGCGCCACAAGCCCTACCAGCCGCTGGAGGAGCTCCTGCTCCACAAGGGCCACATCGACCCCGGGTACAAGGCGCTGCAGAGGAGCCTGTACCACCAGCACCTGGCCCGCTGGCTGGAGGTCTTCCCCAGGGAGCAGATCCACGTGGTGGACGGGGACGCGCTCATCCGGGATCCCTTCCCAGAGCTGCGAAAGGCAGAGCGGTTCCTGGACCTGCCGCCCAGGATCAGCCCCAACAACTTCTACTACAACACCACCAAGGGCTTCTACTGCCTCCTGTCGGCCGGACATGACAAGTGCCTGGATGAGTCCAAAGGCAGGCCGCACGCCCCGCTGAGCGCCCAGGCCTTCAGGAAGCTTTGTCACTACTTCAGGGAGCCCAACAAGCTGTTCTTTGAGATGGTGGGGCGGTCCTTCTCCTGGTGCTGA